The DNA region ATTTCTTTTTTAATGAATTTGTAACCAAAAAGATTTTGACCAAGTAATACAATCAAAAAAGCATAAACTATTTCAGGCCTAAGATATATCGCTTTAGCTGACTTAGGAACCCCACATTGACCTTACCGCATGTTTTTTGGGAAGATTTCATTTTCATAGATATTTCCAAACAAAACCGTTCCATTGTTTATACATTCCTTTAGCTACCTGGATAATGGCTTTATCTCCCAAATTTACCTGCCTGGATGCTTCCTTAATGCTTGGAAATTTTTTGATTAGGTTTCCTTCCAGATCATATTGTGCAACCGGCTTGCTGGTTGAATAGTTCTTTTTCCAGCCAGACCGGTCAGCTGTTTTAAGATAAGGGAGTACGCGGTCCCTTAGCACGGCCCGCTTTTGCTTTTCACTTTTGGTTACGAGCTTTAGATTGTCCGGGCTATTGTTGTATCCGTTATTATCTACATTAATCACATATAAGCCATTTTTCCTGTAATCCAGGTGCGGGTCAAGAAAGGTTAGATAAATGAGTCTCCGGGTATTGAAATAATATGCCCTGTTTTCGATAGTAAGTGTTACCCGTAGATCGATCATGGGTTCACCCGTCACCAGGTTATTATTTTTATGAATGGATTGACTTAAAATACGGCCTTTTACAAATTGCGTATAAAGCCGGGGATGCCTGATCGTCCGGTCCAGCGATTTTACCCTCCCAAGTGTGGAAGCCTGGTAAGAGCCTTCAAAACGAGGTACATCTTTCCAAACTTCACCGGGCAAATCAGCTAATGATTTATTCAGGTAAATAGTATTGACATCTAAATCTGACATGTTAATTTTTCAAAGTCTTGCAAATTCCGTTAACTGATCTTACATAAAAATAAAGCATAAAGGCGTTTGCTTTGGTAGAATACAATGATAAAGAAAATTGAAAAATCTTCATATGATTCCTGATGCATCTTCAAATACGCTGTATCAACTATTCACAAATAAAATTGATTTCTCTTTTATTGATGCCTTATTTGAGTAAAATTTATCCGTGCCGGTAGCAGGCCAAAATAATTAGCATCTAAACATGTGTGAAACCAAAGCAGAATTGGCATAACAGCTAAGAATGTTATACTCACGCAGTATATAAAGTCGCATATTGAAAATAACTTCCTGATTAATTTTCTCTCACTTTTCGTTTATGATTTTGATTGATATTTAAAAATATTGCCCATAGCTATATTTTCAAATATAATTGTTGTTTTAACATTTTAATAATTAACATTGAATAATAAAAATGCTACTGCATCTGATTTTAAATGGCAGCCAGGCAGTAAGTAATAACAATAAACCTTAAACCTTTATCACAAAGTATATGAAAAAAACTTCTGATTCTTATTTTACTCCTGATCGTTTTTCCGGCGGCGAATTCTCCAAATATCTTTAACTACCGTGTTTCAAATTATCCCTCCTGGCTTGATGTGCCGGAAGAAACAGCCATGAGCTGTAGGTAGTTTTTGCGAAGATCGATGGTGTTTGCTCTTATCCGGTGTATGCCCCAATAACGGCATATGCCTATTATCCCCAATAAGCATGATGAGCATAACAGACCTCTTTAAGGGATGGTTACAAGTAAATAATAATAACAACAAAGTATCAGGGGGTAAGACGAAAACATTTTCAAAACATAGAAAATCATTACCCCGGCCAACAACATTTAAATAACCCTCATGAAAAGATTAACCTTAATCACAATCCTGTTCATTTTTATATCAAACTATCTTTTTGCACAATGGACAACAAGCGGCACCACTATTTACAACAATAATACGGGCAATGTGGGGATTGGAACGACAAGCCCTAAAACCCTTTTAGACGTCGGCAAACCATTGAACCCCGGCGATGTAAGCGCCGTTTGGGCACGGCTGTCGGAGGGTAATACTACAGGCGGAGGTACGTATCTCGGTACCGTAGGCTATAACACGCAGCCGGGCGGAACGATCACCGATTTGACGGATGTGAAAAGCTTTGCGATTGAGCACAGCTTTTACGGATCGACGAACAGCTCTATTAACTTTTTGAGAGGTGTAGGTATGATTGGAGGAAGCATTTCTTTCAATACTAACGACAATACTGAAAAGATGAGAATTTTATATAATGGGAATGTGGGTATTGGCATAACTCATCCACAAAATAAACTGGATGTGAACGGAACTATTCATGCAAAGTCTGTAAAGGTTGACTTGAATGGCTGGGCGGATTACGTGTTTAAGAAGGATTATCAGCTGCCATCATTAAGCAGCGTGAAAAGCTACATCGACCAAAACCACCATTTACCAGAGATTCCTTCAGAACAGGAAATGGTTAAGAATGGGCTTGATGTGAGTGAGATGAACAAGCTGTTAATGAAGAAAGTGGAAGAACTGACCCTCTACCTGATCGAAAAAGATCAGCAGGACGAGGAAAAGGACAAGGTCTTGGAAAACATGCAGAAACGAATCGCGCAGCTTGAAAAAAGCAACTCAAAATATAAAACACACAGAAAATGAAAAAAACTTTATTATCACTATCATTTTTATTCGCTACATCAATCGTAGCCCATGCCCAATGGACTACCAATGGTACGGTAACAACGACCACGAATTCAGTTGCGATTGGCACTTCGACAGCCCCCGTTTCTGTATTCCAGGTTAATAGTGGCCCTTATAAATTTTCTGCTGGTAGTGCTCCACAGGGTGACCTAAATTATGGTACCTCGTACATTGGCTTCAATGCTGCGAGAATAGGAACTGCAGGATCCGCAAACTGGACAATTGAAGGGGACGGGTCACATAATGGCGGTGGAGTAATCTATACAGATATTTCAGGGAATATTTATTTAGTACCGCTCGTATCAACCGGAACTGGCTCAAGAACACTCACCGATCTCCAGATTAAGAGTGCGATTGCATTTAAGGTTGCCAACAACGGAGCTGTCTATGCAAAAGCGGTATCTGTGCAGACAACGGGCTGGCCGGATTACGTGTTCAAAAAAGACTATGAACTACCGCCGTTAAGTGAACTAAAGAACTATGTCGACCAAAACCAGCACCTGCCGGGAATACCATCAGCTGAGGAAATCGCCCAAAACGGGCAAAACCTGGGGGAGATGAACCGGCTGCTGCTCAAGAAAGTCGAAGAGCTGACTTTGTACCTGATCGAGAAAGATAAACAGGATAAAGAGCTAAGAGAACAGCTTGGTGAATTAAAAAAGCAAATGCAATTATTAAAAAAACGATAGTCGATTCCTTATCATGAAAAAAAGTTATTTGATCCTTGCAATGCTGTTTGCCGGTTATCGAGCTTCTGCACAAAATCCCAAAGTCACGCCGGTATCTCCTGAAGCATCCGCATTAGCGAAAATGGTTAACTATCCTGTTAATTTAAACACGGGTATTCCAGATATTTCTATTCCGCTTTATAAAATAGAAAGTGGCGGTTTAACATTGCCAATAACACTGAACTATCACTCCGGAGGTTTTAAAATCAATGAACGCTCTACAAACGTTGGTTTGGGCTGGTCCCTAAGCTGCGATCTGCAAATTACAAGGGCCATAAATGGACTTGATGACATTCTGGGTACA from Mucilaginibacter sp. SJ includes:
- a CDS encoding NUMOD4 domain-containing protein gives rise to the protein MSDLDVNTIYLNKSLADLPGEVWKDVPRFEGSYQASTLGRVKSLDRTIRHPRLYTQFVKGRILSQSIHKNNNLVTGEPMIDLRVTLTIENRAYYFNTRRLIYLTFLDPHLDYRKNGLYVINVDNNGYNNSPDNLKLVTKSEKQKRAVLRDRVLPYLKTADRSGWKKNYSTSKPVAQYDLEGNLIKKFPSIKEASRQVNLGDKAIIQVAKGMYKQWNGFVWKYL